Proteins encoded together in one Streptomyces sp. TLI_171 window:
- a CDS encoding GH25 family lysozyme, giving the protein MEYNPYGATCFGLSTSAMTAWILDFGNEVKARTGRYPSLYTTTDWWRTCTGDSAAAAAYPLFVANYTGSAAPAPNGWTGQHIWQYADAGVFPGDQDVFNGTPASSGPSPSAPAPPPRPRRRPAWPLTQQGDSGTRVTVLQHLLNAHGASLTVDGQFGPGTRSAVVSYQSAAGLGADGAVGSATWQSSPARCSRAPPAAPSRPPRSD; this is encoded by the coding sequence ATCGAGTACAACCCCTACGGGGCGACCTGCTTCGGGCTGAGCACCTCCGCGATGACCGCCTGGATCCTCGACTTCGGCAACGAGGTCAAGGCCCGCACCGGCCGCTACCCCAGCCTGTACACCACCACCGACTGGTGGCGCACCTGCACCGGAGACTCCGCCGCCGCGGCCGCCTACCCGCTGTTCGTGGCCAACTACACCGGCAGCGCAGCCCCCGCTCCCAACGGCTGGACCGGGCAGCACATCTGGCAGTACGCCGACGCGGGCGTCTTCCCCGGCGACCAGGACGTCTTCAACGGCACCCCCGCGAGCTCCGGGCCCTCGCCCTCGGCACCGGCACCACCACCCCGCCCGCGCCGCCGCCCCGCCTGGCCGCTCACCCAGCAGGGCGACAGCGGCACCCGGGTCACCGTGCTGCAGCACCTGCTGAACGCGCACGGCGCCTCCCTCACCGTGGACGGCCAGTTCGGCCCCGGCACCCGCAGCGCGGTCGTCTCGTACCAGAGCGCCGCCGGACTCGGCGCCGACGGCGCCGTCGGGTCGGCCACCTGGCAGTCCTCACCGGCACGCTGCTCCAGGGCGCCTCCGGCAGCGCCGTCAAGGCCGCCCAGGTCGGACTGA